The following proteins come from a genomic window of Polaribacter dokdonensis:
- a CDS encoding lysophospholipid acyltransferase family protein, with protein MKIISYILSPIFAFTFILLLVIFHPLQWIALNVFGRKAHEAVVAALNFFLVKSLLILGVPMFLKNEHELPKNTSLIFVANHQSTFDIPPIGWYFREFKPKFVAKYELGKGIPSVSYNLRNGGAALINRKDPKQAIGALVDFAKRINKNKWGAIIFPEGTRSKTGEPKKFASNGLKVITKYNKDGYVVPLTINNSYKVFKYGKFPLGVGSPITITTHKPIKIDSMRFDELLEKTESVIKEHIK; from the coding sequence ATGAAGATAATTAGTTATATACTTTCACCAATATTCGCATTTACCTTTATTTTACTATTGGTAATATTTCATCCATTGCAATGGATTGCACTAAACGTTTTTGGTAGAAAGGCACATGAAGCTGTAGTAGCTGCACTTAACTTTTTTTTGGTAAAATCATTGTTGATTTTAGGAGTACCAATGTTTTTAAAGAACGAACATGAATTGCCTAAAAACACTTCATTAATATTTGTAGCTAACCATCAAAGTACTTTCGATATTCCACCTATAGGATGGTATTTTAGAGAGTTTAAACCAAAATTCGTAGCCAAGTATGAATTAGGTAAAGGTATACCAAGTGTATCTTATAACCTTAGAAATGGAGGTGCTGCATTAATCAATAGAAAAGATCCGAAACAAGCAATAGGAGCTTTAGTAGATTTTGCAAAACGTATAAACAAAAATAAATGGGGAGCCATAATTTTCCCTGAAGGAACCAGAAGTAAAACAGGAGAACCAAAAAAATTTGCTTCTAATGGGTTAAAAGTAATTACCAAATACAACAAGGATGGTTATGTAGTTCCTTTAACAATTAACAATTCCTATAAAGTATTTAAATATGGAAAATTTCCATTAGGAGTTGGAAGTCCAATTACCATTACTACACACAAGCCAATTAAAATTGATTCTATGCGTTTTGATGAGCTTTTAGAAAAAACAGAATCAGTAATAAAAGAACACATAAAATAA
- a CDS encoding acyl-ACP desaturase, producing MSIKNIRIEVMQTLEKKMQNFMETYLIPAEKIWQPTDFLPNSQEDSFISEIEEIREISKELHDDFWVVLVGDTITEEALPTYESWLLDLDGVSQDPENSWAKWVRTWTAEENRHGDVLNKYLYLSGRVNMREVEISTQHLIADGFDIGTSTDPYKNFVYTTFQELATYISHNNVAKIARKKGHKALAKMSKIIAGDEMRHHQAYSHFVKEIFKIDPSEMMLAFQHMMKHKIVMPAMHLRESFGEKGSLFDDFSTVAQRIGVYTGFDYVDILKKLNTTWEIDKITNLTPEAEKARDFLMNLPDRMYRITERIKVPDTEFKFKWMLQPS from the coding sequence ATGTCTATAAAAAACATAAGAATAGAAGTGATGCAAACTTTAGAAAAAAAGATGCAAAACTTCATGGAAACTTATTTAATTCCTGCTGAGAAAATTTGGCAACCTACAGATTTTTTACCTAATTCTCAAGAAGATTCTTTTATTAGTGAAATAGAAGAAATTAGGGAAATCTCTAAAGAATTGCATGATGATTTTTGGGTAGTATTAGTAGGTGATACTATTACAGAAGAAGCCTTACCAACTTATGAATCTTGGTTGTTAGATTTAGATGGGGTATCTCAAGACCCAGAAAATAGTTGGGCAAAATGGGTGAGAACCTGGACAGCTGAAGAAAACAGACATGGAGATGTTTTAAACAAATATTTATATTTATCTGGTAGAGTTAATATGCGTGAAGTAGAAATTTCTACCCAGCATTTAATTGCAGATGGCTTTGATATTGGTACATCAACAGATCCTTATAAAAACTTTGTTTATACCACCTTTCAAGAATTAGCAACTTATATTTCTCATAATAACGTAGCTAAAATTGCACGTAAAAAAGGACACAAAGCTTTGGCTAAAATGTCTAAAATTATTGCAGGAGATGAAATGCGCCATCACCAAGCATATTCACATTTTGTAAAAGAAATTTTTAAGATAGATCCATCAGAAATGATGTTGGCTTTTCAACACATGATGAAGCATAAAATAGTAATGCCTGCAATGCATTTAAGAGAATCATTTGGTGAAAAAGGTAGTTTATTTGATGATTTTTCTACAGTTGCTCAAAGAATAGGAGTTTACACAGGTTTTGATTATGTAGATATTTTAAAGAAATTAAATACTACTTGGGAAATTGATAAGATAACAAATCTTACGCCTGAAGCAGAAAAAGCAAGAGATTTCTTAATGAATTTACCAGATAGAATGTACAGAATTACAGAACGTATTAAAGTACCAGATACTGAGTTTAAATTTAAATGGATGTTACAGCCAAGTTAG
- a CDS encoding amidohydrolase, translated as MKNELHVVGIQADLVWENPSENLKYFEDKITDLPTTTDLVVLPEMFTTGFTMHPNNVAESMNGSSITWMKRLAQKFDFAIIGSLVIKEDNKFYNRLVFVHPSGKINTYNKRHSFTLAGEHKVYTSGKEILTIDYKGWKIRPLICYDLRFPVWARNTENYDLLIYMANWPITRIKAWDTLLKARAIENMSYTIGVNRTGSDANNYQYSGGSIIVDFLGEELSSLAENKIGTTSAILKKENQDKVREKLGFLSDKDAFNIDF; from the coding sequence ATGAAAAACGAATTACATGTAGTTGGAATTCAAGCAGATTTAGTTTGGGAAAATCCTTCAGAAAATTTAAAATATTTTGAAGATAAAATTACAGATCTACCAACTACTACTGATTTAGTTGTATTGCCTGAAATGTTTACAACTGGCTTTACAATGCACCCCAATAATGTAGCTGAATCTATGAATGGATCAAGCATTACATGGATGAAAAGGTTGGCACAAAAATTTGATTTTGCAATTATTGGAAGCTTGGTTATAAAAGAAGACAATAAATTTTATAATAGATTAGTTTTTGTGCATCCTTCAGGAAAAATTAATACTTATAATAAAAGACATTCTTTTACTTTGGCTGGTGAGCACAAAGTTTATACCTCAGGAAAAGAAATACTTACTATCGATTATAAGGGTTGGAAAATTAGGCCTTTAATTTGCTATGATTTACGTTTTCCTGTTTGGGCTAGAAATACCGAAAATTACGATCTTTTGATATATATGGCTAATTGGCCAATTACAAGAATTAAAGCTTGGGATACACTTTTAAAAGCACGTGCCATAGAAAACATGAGTTACACAATTGGTGTTAACAGAACTGGTTCTGATGCTAATAATTACCAATATTCAGGAGGCTCTATAATTGTAGATTTTTTAGGTGAAGAATTGTCTTCTTTAGCAGAAAATAAGATTGGTACAACATCAGCTATTTTAAAGAAAGAAAATCAAGATAAAGTTAGAGAGAAACTTGGTTTCTTAAGTGATAAAGATGCTTTTAATATTGATTTTTAA
- a CDS encoding PD-(D/E)XK nuclease family protein yields the protein MQSFISETLDDILKTTQSFEDVVFILPSQRAKVFVKQEFKKKISVGFLPEILNIEQFIQQVSGVQKADSIQLLFHFYSIYKSVEKNADAFDVFSSWALTVLQDFNELDQHLINTKDIFIYLRDIERLRKWSVKGTFKETDLIKDHYSFLEKLNIYYDAFYAFLIEKNIGYQGLMYREAVNKIDDYLSKNNKKKFFFIGFNALNKAEEKLFQKVLELGNSEIYWDIDEAFFKTNHQAGKFIRKYKTEWKYFEKNALKTIGTKFSQPKEIKVIGAAKNTTQIKYVGEVLEKMPSFANTALVLADETLLPITLNSLPKNISAINITMGYPLKDVPTTSLLFAIFQLYTSQEKLQKTTTNQFYYKDVIRFLKHQSVYGLLNALDEFTTQIAKNNQTFITESDIEYLLKDEEDFIQSVIQNLFKPFISVADFINQILALIDVLKVNVNSLEKEYLFRFYTAFTQLKTLQTEFEYFTDLKTLSQFFKQLIDSESLSFQGEPLKGLQLMGMLETRVLDFENVILSSANEGVLPASSQQNSFIPFDVKVEFGLPTYREKDAIFSYHFFRLMQRAKNVYILYNTEHDVFGSGEKSRFVTQLEMMRTDVIQKIVSPKVVPQNSELKEVAKNDEVLKRLKEIAKSGFSPSSLTNYLYNPIAFYKQKILRIKEFDDVEETVAYNTLGTIVHETLDELYKPFIGKFLQEEDVATMQTKFKDLIVKYFKIEFKNGDISTGKNRLIFEVANRFVSNFLSKEIALLKDKNNQLKIIATEENLAAEITIDGLDFPIKLHGNVDRVDELNGEIRIIDYKSGMVKGSELKVLDLEELRTKEQYKAIQVLLYAYLFTKNKKFDFSKNLKGGIYSFKNLNEGFLSINFSSNYRNPETNITQEKLDVFIAKLKSYLLEIYNMELGFLEPADLKY from the coding sequence ATGCAATCTTTTATTTCAGAAACCTTAGACGATATTCTAAAAACAACACAATCATTTGAAGATGTGGTTTTTATTTTACCATCTCAAAGAGCAAAAGTATTTGTAAAACAAGAGTTTAAGAAAAAGATTTCTGTAGGTTTTTTACCTGAAATTTTAAACATAGAACAATTTATACAGCAAGTTTCTGGTGTTCAAAAAGCAGATAGTATACAGTTGTTATTTCATTTTTACAGCATTTATAAAAGTGTAGAAAAAAATGCTGATGCTTTTGACGTATTTTCTTCTTGGGCATTAACAGTCTTGCAAGATTTTAATGAATTAGACCAACATTTAATCAACACAAAAGATATCTTTATTTATTTAAGAGATATAGAGCGTTTACGTAAATGGTCTGTAAAAGGTACTTTTAAGGAAACTGATTTAATAAAAGATCATTATTCATTTTTAGAAAAATTGAATATTTATTATGATGCTTTCTATGCGTTTTTGATTGAGAAAAATATTGGTTACCAGGGATTAATGTATAGAGAAGCAGTAAATAAAATAGATGACTACCTGTCTAAGAACAACAAGAAAAAGTTCTTTTTTATAGGTTTTAATGCTTTAAATAAAGCAGAAGAAAAACTGTTTCAAAAAGTGTTAGAGTTGGGTAATTCTGAAATTTATTGGGATATTGATGAGGCTTTCTTTAAAACCAATCATCAAGCAGGAAAATTTATTAGAAAGTATAAAACTGAATGGAAATATTTTGAGAAAAATGCATTAAAGACAATAGGAACAAAGTTTTCACAACCTAAAGAAATAAAAGTAATTGGAGCAGCAAAAAATACTACACAAATAAAATATGTTGGTGAAGTTTTAGAAAAAATGCCAAGTTTTGCAAATACAGCTTTAGTTTTGGCAGATGAAACTTTGCTACCTATCACTTTAAACTCTTTACCAAAAAATATTAGTGCAATTAATATAACTATGGGTTATCCATTAAAAGATGTGCCAACAACAAGTTTATTATTTGCCATTTTTCAATTATATACCTCTCAAGAAAAACTGCAGAAAACCACCACAAATCAATTTTATTATAAAGATGTTATTCGCTTTTTAAAACATCAATCAGTTTATGGTTTATTGAATGCTTTAGATGAGTTTACTACTCAAATAGCAAAGAACAATCAAACCTTTATAACTGAGAGTGATATTGAATATCTATTAAAAGATGAAGAAGATTTTATACAAAGTGTCATACAGAATTTATTTAAACCATTTATTTCTGTAGCAGATTTCATCAATCAAATATTAGCTTTAATAGATGTTTTAAAGGTAAATGTAAATAGTTTAGAAAAAGAATATTTGTTTCGTTTTTATACTGCTTTTACGCAATTAAAAACCTTGCAAACCGAGTTTGAATATTTTACCGATTTAAAAACATTATCGCAATTTTTTAAACAACTAATAGATTCAGAAAGCTTGTCTTTTCAAGGTGAACCTTTAAAGGGTTTGCAGTTAATGGGAATGTTAGAAACGCGTGTGCTAGATTTTGAAAACGTTATTTTATCATCTGCCAACGAAGGTGTTTTACCTGCAAGTAGTCAGCAAAACTCGTTTATTCCTTTTGATGTTAAAGTAGAATTTGGCTTGCCAACTTACAGAGAAAAAGATGCTATTTTTTCTTATCATTTCTTTCGATTAATGCAAAGAGCCAAGAATGTATATATTTTGTATAACACAGAACATGATGTTTTTGGGAGTGGAGAAAAAAGCAGATTTGTTACGCAATTAGAAATGATGAGAACAGATGTTATTCAAAAAATAGTATCTCCAAAAGTAGTTCCTCAAAATTCAGAATTAAAAGAAGTTGCTAAAAATGACGAAGTTCTAAAAAGATTAAAAGAGATTGCAAAATCTGGTTTTTCACCTTCTTCATTAACGAATTACCTGTACAACCCTATTGCATTTTACAAACAGAAAATTTTAAGAATTAAAGAGTTTGATGATGTAGAAGAAACTGTAGCCTACAATACTTTAGGTACCATAGTTCATGAAACATTAGATGAATTGTATAAACCATTTATTGGTAAGTTTTTGCAAGAAGAAGATGTGGCTACAATGCAAACAAAATTTAAAGATTTAATTGTTAAATATTTTAAAATCGAATTTAAAAACGGAGATATTTCCACAGGAAAAAATCGATTGATTTTTGAGGTAGCCAATCGATTTGTGAGCAATTTTTTATCCAAAGAAATTGCGCTTTTAAAAGACAAAAACAACCAATTAAAAATTATTGCAACAGAAGAAAATTTAGCTGCAGAAATTACTATTGATGGTTTAGATTTCCCAATTAAATTACATGGTAATGTAGATAGAGTAGATGAATTAAATGGAGAGATACGTATTATAGATTATAAATCTGGAATGGTTAAAGGTTCTGAATTAAAAGTTCTGGATCTTGAAGAATTAAGAACTAAAGAACAATACAAAGCTATTCAGGTTTTACTTTATGCTTACCTATTTACAAAAAATAAAAAGTTCGATTTTTCTAAAAATTTAAAAGGCGGAATTTATTCTTTTAAAAACCTAAATGAAGGTTTCTTGAGTATCAATTTTTCATCTAACTATAGAAATCCAGAAACAAATATAACCCAAGAAAAGCTGGATGTGTTTATAGCTAAACTAAAAAGTTACCTATTAGAAATATATAATATGGAACTAGGTTTTTTAGAACCTGCAGATTTAAAATACTAA
- a CDS encoding universal stress protein: MQNILVPIGFTENALNTLQYAIDFASEISAKVFVFRAYSSQSKAGTMINLDKIIERETNLYLRTMVSASDTKDVKIQLISAKGSLIDSVEGINEELGIDLIIVGAKSNSIKEELFLGKTAGSLVKQTEIPLLTVPEGYKYKPVLNILTAFKSGNIESKTALKPLQFIADNFEAKVNLLLVKTPNYTELDLVINENLAKLQSSLTVTENATTFQGVLEHINTHNPDMLCVFRRKRGFFKKLWEKSTILKEEFFTNVPLLVLKGK; encoded by the coding sequence ATGCAAAATATTCTAGTACCCATAGGTTTTACAGAGAATGCTTTAAACACTTTACAATATGCCATAGATTTCGCTTCAGAAATTAGTGCAAAGGTTTTTGTTTTTAGGGCTTATAGCTCACAGTCTAAAGCTGGTACTATGATTAATTTAGATAAAATCATAGAGCGTGAAACTAACTTGTATTTAAGAACAATGGTTAGTGCTTCTGATACAAAAGATGTAAAGATTCAATTAATTTCTGCAAAAGGTTCTTTAATAGACAGTGTAGAAGGTATTAATGAAGAACTAGGAATAGATTTAATTATTGTTGGTGCTAAAAGTAACTCTATTAAAGAAGAATTATTTTTAGGAAAAACTGCTGGCAGCTTAGTAAAGCAAACAGAAATACCATTGTTAACAGTACCTGAAGGATATAAGTACAAACCTGTTCTTAATATATTAACAGCATTTAAATCTGGTAATATAGAGAGCAAAACCGCATTAAAACCTTTGCAATTTATTGCTGATAATTTTGAAGCAAAAGTGAACTTATTATTGGTAAAAACACCTAATTATACTGAGTTAGATTTAGTGATAAACGAGAATTTAGCGAAACTTCAAAGCTCATTAACTGTAACAGAAAATGCCACTACTTTTCAAGGTGTTTTAGAGCATATAAATACACACAACCCAGATATGCTTTGTGTATTTAGACGTAAAAGAGGTTTCTTTAAAAAGCTTTGGGAAAAAAGCACCATTTTAAAAGAAGAGTTTTTTACAAACGTTCCTCTATTAGTTTTAAAAGGCAAATAA
- a CDS encoding MATE family efflux transporter, giving the protein MKADISFKNINKLAIPALIAGIAEPLLSITDTAIIGNINDNATESLAAVGIVGAFISMLIWVFGQIRSAISSIISQYVGANKIDEIQKLPIQAIAIIITGSLCILAISYPFAKEIFQFYNASGQVLEYCITYFKIRIFGFPFSLFVFAIFGVFRGLQNTFYPMIIAIVGAVLNIILDLIFVYGIEGYIPAMQIEGAAYASVIAQITMAIIAIILLIKKTNISLKFSLPFHVEIPKLLGMIGNLFIRTLALNTALYFATSYATDYGAAYIAAYTIGINIWLLGAFMIDGYSSAGNILSGKLLGAKNYKSLVELSNKLFKYGIVTGSLIALTGFIFYNFIGEIFTKETDVLTQFYNVFWIVLLTQPISAITFIFDGMFKGMGKMKYLRNVLLFSTGFVFIPTLLICDYFDLKLTAIWIAFTLWIMARGIPLIIKFRQLFLPLVKD; this is encoded by the coding sequence TTGAAGGCAGATATTAGTTTTAAAAACATCAATAAATTGGCAATTCCTGCTTTAATTGCTGGTATAGCAGAGCCACTTTTGTCCATTACAGATACAGCAATTATTGGTAATATAAATGATAATGCTACTGAAAGCTTGGCAGCTGTTGGTATTGTTGGGGCTTTTATTTCTATGCTAATCTGGGTTTTTGGGCAAATAAGAAGTGCTATTTCATCTATCATATCACAATATGTGGGTGCTAATAAAATCGATGAAATTCAGAAATTACCCATACAAGCAATTGCTATTATAATTACTGGTAGTCTATGTATTTTGGCTATAAGTTATCCTTTTGCTAAAGAAATATTTCAGTTTTATAATGCATCTGGTCAGGTTTTAGAATATTGCATTACCTATTTTAAAATAAGAATTTTCGGGTTTCCTTTTTCGTTATTTGTATTTGCAATTTTTGGTGTTTTTAGAGGATTACAAAACACTTTTTATCCAATGATTATTGCAATAGTAGGTGCTGTTTTAAATATTATTCTCGATTTAATTTTTGTGTATGGAATAGAAGGTTACATACCAGCAATGCAAATTGAAGGAGCAGCTTATGCAAGTGTAATTGCACAAATAACAATGGCAATTATTGCTATTATTTTGTTGATTAAAAAAACCAACATTTCTTTAAAATTCTCATTACCATTTCATGTAGAAATACCAAAATTATTGGGAATGATTGGTAATCTATTCATTAGAACTTTAGCACTAAACACAGCATTGTACTTTGCAACTTCTTATGCTACAGATTATGGAGCAGCCTATATTGCAGCCTACACAATTGGCATTAATATATGGTTATTAGGTGCTTTTATGATAGATGGTTATTCTAGTGCAGGTAATATTTTATCAGGTAAATTATTAGGTGCAAAGAATTATAAATCTTTGGTAGAATTAAGTAATAAATTATTTAAATATGGTATTGTTACTGGTTCACTTATAGCTTTAACAGGTTTTATTTTTTACAATTTTATAGGTGAAATTTTCACGAAGGAAACAGATGTTTTAACCCAGTTTTATAATGTTTTTTGGATAGTTTTACTAACACAGCCTATAAGCGCTATAACATTTATTTTTGATGGTATGTTTAAAGGAATGGGTAAAATGAAATATTTACGAAACGTATTACTATTCTCTACAGGATTTGTATTTATACCAACCTTATTAATCTGTGATTATTTCGATTTAAAACTAACAGCCATTTGGATAGCTTTTACATTATGGATTATGGCTAGGGGAATACCATTAATAATTAAATTCAGACAATTATTTTTACCCTTAGTAAAAGACTAG
- a CDS encoding sensor histidine kinase, protein MIILVLLASILILVVTVIQYDEQTKDYNIQRFERKEATTIETINLELTNKTSYPVNTKNLAMIFQERVYEISSINKLNVSIFDLHGNLLVSSKTNAFEENKTKPLSYETLNDLSQNSNHRIFKSREVEGDGYQSSYTYINDPKFKRIGILELQFTQDNSEIEYELEEFIKRLSLVYILMFLIAIALAYFLSSYITRSINSISDRMQQTRLNERNEKIMLGSASSEIEVLVDAYNSMIDQLEESAAKLAKSEREQAWREMAKQVAHEIKNPLTPMRLTVQSFERKFNPDDENIKEKLAEYSQTLIQQIDVMSSIASAFSDFAKMPSQKRERINVVSVVKLALDIFNEDYISYLPSEDEIYANLDKTQLIRIVNNLVKNATQAADKEENPLIEVKVISDAKNVTILVSDNGKGIADDVKDLIFEPKFTTKTSGMGLGLGMIKNIIEAYDGSISFTSRVGEGTVFTVILPKE, encoded by the coding sequence ATGATAATTTTGGTGCTTTTGGCATCAATATTAATACTAGTGGTTACAGTAATTCAGTATGATGAGCAAACCAAAGACTACAATATTCAACGTTTTGAAAGAAAGGAAGCTACAACTATAGAAACCATAAACTTAGAGCTTACCAACAAAACTAGTTACCCTGTAAATACCAAAAACTTGGCAATGATTTTCCAAGAACGTGTTTATGAAATATCATCAATTAACAAATTAAACGTATCCATTTTTGATTTACATGGTAATTTATTGGTTTCTTCTAAAACCAATGCTTTCGAAGAAAACAAAACAAAGCCACTTTCTTATGAGACTTTAAATGACTTGTCTCAAAACTCCAATCATAGAATTTTTAAAAGTAGAGAAGTAGAAGGTGATGGATATCAATCCTCATATACATACATCAACGATCCTAAATTTAAACGAATAGGAATACTAGAATTACAATTTACGCAAGACAATTCAGAAATAGAGTATGAGTTAGAAGAGTTTATTAAAAGGCTAAGTTTGGTTTACATTTTAATGTTTTTAATAGCAATTGCTTTGGCCTATTTCTTATCAAGTTACATTACAAGATCTATCAATTCAATTTCAGATAGAATGCAACAAACGCGTTTAAATGAAAGAAACGAAAAAATAATGTTGGGTTCAGCAAGCTCAGAAATAGAGGTTTTGGTAGATGCTTATAATAGTATGATAGATCAGCTAGAAGAAAGTGCAGCAAAATTGGCAAAAAGTGAGCGTGAGCAGGCTTGGAGAGAAATGGCAAAACAAGTAGCACATGAAATTAAAAATCCGCTTACACCAATGAGACTTACAGTGCAAAGTTTTGAGCGTAAGTTTAATCCTGATGATGAAAATATAAAAGAAAAACTAGCAGAATATAGTCAAACATTAATTCAGCAAATAGATGTAATGAGTTCTATTGCCTCTGCATTTTCAGATTTTGCAAAAATGCCAAGTCAGAAAAGAGAACGTATAAATGTAGTAAGTGTAGTAAAACTTGCCCTAGATATTTTTAACGAAGATTATATAAGTTACTTGCCAAGTGAAGATGAAATATATGCCAATTTAGATAAAACGCAATTAATTAGAATTGTAAATAATTTGGTAAAAAACGCAACACAAGCTGCAGATAAAGAGGAAAATCCGTTAATAGAAGTTAAAGTTATTTCTGATGCAAAAAATGTAACTATTTTAGTATCTGATAATGGAAAAGGAATTGCTGATGATGTGAAAGATTTAATCTTTGAGCCAAAATTTACCACAAAAACAAGTGGAATGGGTCTTGGTTTAGGAATGATAAAAAACATTATAGAGGCTTATGATGGCTCTATTTCATTTACGTCTAGAGTTGGAGAAGGTACCGTTTTTACTGTAATTTTGCCAAAAGAATAA
- a CDS encoding enoyl-CoA hydratase/isomerase family protein, which translates to MSFNNILVDKNDALAQITINRPKKLNALNKETITELSTAFTDLENDEVVRVIILTGSGEKAFVAGADISEFANFSVEEGGVLARKGQEMLFDLVENLSKPVIAAVNGFALGGGLELAMSCHFRIASDNAKMGLPEVSLGVIPGYGGTQRLSQLVGKGKAMELVMTAGMIPADEALSLGLVNHVTTQEELVPLANKLASKIMRNSSVAISGAIKAINANYKEGVNGYDVEIEEFGNCFGTEDFKEGTTAFLEKRKPNFPNR; encoded by the coding sequence ATGAGTTTTAATAATATTTTAGTAGATAAAAATGATGCGTTAGCACAGATTACCATCAACAGACCAAAAAAGTTAAATGCATTAAATAAAGAAACAATTACAGAACTAAGCACAGCTTTTACAGATTTAGAAAATGATGAAGTTGTAAGAGTAATTATTTTAACGGGTTCAGGAGAAAAAGCATTTGTAGCAGGTGCAGATATTTCTGAATTTGCTAACTTTTCTGTAGAAGAAGGTGGAGTACTAGCAAGAAAAGGTCAAGAAATGTTGTTTGACTTGGTAGAAAACTTATCAAAACCAGTAATTGCAGCAGTAAATGGTTTTGCTTTAGGTGGTGGTTTAGAATTGGCAATGTCATGTCATTTTAGAATTGCATCAGACAATGCAAAAATGGGATTACCAGAAGTTTCATTAGGTGTTATACCTGGTTATGGAGGTACACAACGTTTATCTCAATTAGTAGGTAAAGGTAAAGCTATGGAGCTTGTAATGACTGCTGGAATGATTCCTGCAGATGAGGCATTATCTTTAGGGTTGGTAAACCATGTAACTACCCAAGAAGAACTAGTGCCACTTGCCAATAAATTAGCAAGTAAAATTATGAGAAATTCATCTGTTGCTATTTCAGGCGCCATTAAAGCAATTAATGCCAATTACAAAGAAGGTGTAAATGGTTATGATGTAGAAATAGAAGAGTTTGGTAATTGCTTTGGAACAGAAGATTTTAAAGAAGGTACTACAGCTTTCCTAGAAAAAAGGAAACCTAATTTTCCAAATAGATAG
- a CDS encoding AraC family transcriptional regulator has protein sequence MIQKKPTLEKITPNFGSSLLVKKHEEFLKTNIPFWHFHPEIELVYVNKGKGKRHIGNHLSYFNNSQLVLIGSNLPHIGYIDRLTTNGSETLIQFLPDFLGKDFFKIPEMAAIDALFERAKKGIRFNIEIKQRIGAKIEKLVELEGAARITSFIEILNDLATTDDYTLLNANGYAFESAHQDSDKIEMVYKHINKNFKEHISLDEIAEIVSMTVPAFCRYFKKTTGKTFTKLVNEYRVVHATKLLAESNMSITDVSFECGFNNFSHFNKLFKEFTGKSASIYRSEMKDLIQ, from the coding sequence ATGATACAAAAGAAACCAACTTTAGAAAAAATTACGCCCAATTTTGGTAGTTCATTGTTGGTTAAAAAACATGAGGAGTTCTTAAAGACCAATATTCCTTTTTGGCATTTTCATCCAGAGATAGAATTAGTATATGTAAATAAAGGAAAAGGGAAAAGACATATAGGTAATCATTTAAGTTACTTTAATAATAGCCAGTTGGTTTTAATTGGTTCTAATTTGCCTCATATAGGGTATATAGATCGTTTAACAACCAATGGTTCTGAAACTCTAATTCAGTTTTTACCAGATTTTTTAGGAAAAGATTTTTTTAAAATTCCAGAAATGGCTGCTATTGATGCCTTGTTTGAGCGTGCGAAAAAGGGTATTCGATTTAATATAGAAATTAAGCAAAGAATTGGAGCTAAAATTGAGAAGTTAGTAGAGTTAGAAGGTGCTGCAAGAATTACATCATTTATAGAAATTCTAAATGATTTAGCAACCACAGATGACTATACCTTATTAAATGCAAATGGTTACGCTTTCGAAAGTGCTCATCAAGACAGTGATAAAATTGAAATGGTGTACAAACACATCAATAAAAATTTTAAAGAGCACATTAGTTTAGATGAAATTGCAGAAATTGTAAGCATGACTGTACCTGCATTTTGTAGATATTTCAAGAAAACAACAGGTAAAACATTTACAAAGTTGGTTAATGAATATAGAGTTGTACATGCCACAAAATTACTAGCTGAAAGTAATATGAGTATTACAGATGTAAGTTTTGAATGTGGTTTTAACAATTTCTCTCACTTTAATAAACTATTTAAAGAGTTTACAGGCAAAAGCGCTTCAATATATAGAAGTGAAATGAAAGATTTAATTCAATAA